The following are from one region of the Hymenobacter radiodurans genome:
- a CDS encoding AI-2E family transporter, whose protein sequence is MRSISLVRVNGLLLLALLALALLYYGRLFLIPVAFAIVLAMLLAPVSRRLESWGLGRGLASFVCLVLLLLVIGAMGWAIGEQAANISEQLPQIQAKLQELLGQGQQLIQREFGVTPKAQIQFVQEQISKIAQSANRYLTTSLKGIFGLLGGFVLVLLYLFFLLWQRSKFREFLLRLAPAENRSEYARMLHQIRQVSGQYLVGRMISVIFLAVFYAIGFSIIGLQNAVLLGLIAAFPTIIPYVGAFVGGFFR, encoded by the coding sequence ATGCGAAGCATTTCTCTGGTCCGTGTCAATGGTTTGCTACTACTTGCCTTGCTGGCGTTGGCCCTGCTTTATTACGGCCGATTATTTCTGATTCCGGTGGCATTTGCCATTGTGCTGGCCATGCTGCTGGCGCCGGTTAGTCGGCGGCTGGAAAGCTGGGGGCTAGGGCGCGGACTTGCTTCTTTCGTTTGCCTTGTGCTGCTGTTGTTGGTTATTGGGGCCATGGGCTGGGCCATTGGCGAGCAGGCCGCCAATATTTCCGAGCAGCTACCCCAGATTCAGGCCAAGCTACAGGAGCTTTTAGGTCAGGGCCAGCAGTTGATTCAACGCGAGTTTGGCGTCACGCCAAAAGCTCAGATTCAGTTTGTACAGGAGCAGATCAGCAAGATTGCGCAGTCGGCTAACCGCTACCTCACTACTTCTCTCAAAGGCATTTTTGGGTTGCTGGGGGGCTTTGTGCTGGTGCTGTTGTACTTATTCTTTCTACTGTGGCAGCGCAGTAAGTTCCGGGAGTTTTTGCTGCGACTGGCGCCCGCCGAAAACCGCTCCGAGTATGCCCGGATGCTACACCAGATCCGCCAAGTGTCGGGCCAGTACCTAGTGGGCCGCATGATTTCCGTTATTTTTCTGGCTGTGTTCTACGCCATCGGCTTTTCCATCATCGGTCTGCAGAATGCCGTGCTGCTGGGCCTCATTGCGGCTTTTCCCACCATCATTCCGTACGTGGGCGCGTTCGTTGGGGGCTTTTTCCGTTGA
- a CDS encoding GreA/GreB family elongation factor has product MSRAFTKEDDAQQPPIIPPRAALPPDTPNYVTPHGLELLRAELTELEAERAQAEANRDNDADRTRLLSLFNGRLSDLSARIASAKVVDPRQQPTDEVRFGATVTLRTVSGGKSSFTRKFTLVGVDESSIAEGKIAFVAPIAKAVQGAKLGQRVTLHLGPKEEVVEVAAITYDV; this is encoded by the coding sequence ATGAGCCGAGCATTTACCAAAGAGGACGACGCCCAGCAGCCGCCTATCATTCCGCCCCGCGCCGCCCTGCCACCCGATACGCCCAACTACGTGACGCCCCACGGCTTGGAACTACTCCGCGCCGAGCTGACAGAGCTGGAAGCGGAACGCGCCCAAGCCGAGGCCAACCGCGACAACGACGCCGACCGCACCCGCCTGCTCAGCCTGTTCAATGGCCGCCTCAGCGACCTCAGCGCCCGTATTGCCAGCGCCAAAGTGGTAGACCCTCGCCAGCAGCCCACCGATGAAGTGCGCTTTGGCGCGACCGTTACGCTGCGAACCGTGAGCGGCGGCAAATCCAGCTTTACGCGAAAGTTTACGTTGGTTGGAGTAGATGAATCTTCTATTGCGGAAGGCAAAATTGCCTTTGTGGCACCTATTGCCAAGGCCGTGCAGGGGGCAAAGCTGGGCCAACGCGTCACGTTACACCTCGGGCCGAAAGAGGAAGTAGTGGAAGTAGCTGCCATTACGTACGATGTCTGA
- a CDS encoding helix-turn-helix transcriptional regulator, with protein sequence MNRFDRITAILIQLQAKRSVKGQDLAERFDVSLRTVYRDLRTLEEAGVPLCGEPGVGYSLAEGYRLPPVMFTREEATALSTAEKLVSQLTDAHTAQLSHAAMDKLRAVLRRPDRDYLEALSPRITVLQPRAARTPILPPTTNTHQLLLTSIAQQLVVRLDYRAGYNGVATQRDVEPIGLYFGQYWHVVAFCRLRQEFRNFRLDRIAALHLCDEHFAPRPDTLQSYWQEQAQRRQAQAMVVRFAPEAMGYVQENKHYFYWTHEQLQADGWREMTFLVECLDNLARWLLVFTTHVTIVSPPELKQRMRELAEEAHHHFCA encoded by the coding sequence ATGAACCGCTTCGACCGCATCACGGCCATTTTGATTCAGCTGCAAGCTAAGCGCAGTGTGAAAGGCCAAGATTTGGCAGAGCGGTTTGACGTGAGTTTGCGCACCGTATACCGCGACTTGCGCACCCTCGAAGAAGCAGGCGTACCACTCTGCGGGGAGCCCGGGGTAGGCTATTCACTGGCCGAGGGCTACCGATTACCTCCGGTCATGTTTACGCGGGAAGAAGCCACGGCCCTAAGCACGGCTGAAAAACTGGTGTCGCAGCTTACCGACGCGCACACTGCCCAGCTTAGCCACGCGGCCATGGACAAGCTGCGAGCCGTGCTGCGCCGCCCCGACCGTGACTACCTGGAGGCGCTTAGTCCGCGCATTACGGTGCTCCAGCCCCGCGCGGCGCGAACCCCAATTTTGCCCCCCACAACGAACACGCATCAGCTTTTGCTCACCAGCATTGCCCAACAGCTGGTGGTGCGCCTCGACTACCGCGCCGGGTACAACGGCGTGGCTACGCAGCGCGATGTGGAGCCCATAGGCTTGTACTTTGGGCAATACTGGCACGTGGTAGCATTCTGCCGATTGCGCCAAGAGTTCCGGAATTTTCGCCTCGACCGCATTGCCGCCCTGCACCTGTGCGACGAGCATTTTGCCCCCCGCCCCGATACGTTGCAGTCGTACTGGCAGGAGCAGGCACAACGGCGGCAGGCCCAGGCGATGGTCGTGCGCTTTGCGCCGGAAGCCATGGGTTACGTACAAGAAAACAAGCATTATTTCTACTGGACCCACGAGCAGCTCCAGGCGGATGGCTGGCGGGAAATGACGTTTCTGGTGGAGTGTTTGGATAATCTGGCCCGCTGGCTACTCGTGTTTACAACGCATGTCACGATTGTGTCGCCGCCGGAGCTGAAGCAGCGGATGCGGGAGCTGGCCGAAGAGGCGCACCACCATTTTTGCGCATAG
- a CDS encoding GNAT family N-acetyltransferase, producing the protein MLFSDRQLAQRLERTEASANAQFVEARARLFPESQAQWIEVAGAYAMYDGAESFLTQTFGLGLFGEVEAADLSALEAFFKQRNAPVYHEISPLADASLLPLLTRRGYQPMEFTSVLYQPLALTDRETAPSNSRLTTRLVEAEEKDLWARTSARGWHTEHPDMADFFLEFGQISAQTPGASPFLAELDGQPIAAGGLFIYDGVALLAGASTVPEGRRQGAQQALLDARLSYAAEQGCSLAMMGALPGSQSQRNAEKQGFRIAYTRIKWQLA; encoded by the coding sequence ATGCTTTTCTCAGACCGCCAGTTGGCGCAACGGCTAGAACGGACCGAGGCTAGCGCCAACGCCCAATTCGTGGAGGCCCGCGCCCGATTATTTCCCGAGAGTCAGGCGCAATGGATAGAGGTAGCCGGCGCCTATGCTATGTACGATGGCGCGGAGTCCTTTCTAACCCAAACGTTCGGGTTAGGCTTGTTTGGAGAAGTTGAGGCCGCTGATCTGAGTGCATTGGAAGCATTTTTCAAGCAGCGCAATGCACCTGTATACCATGAGATTAGTCCTCTGGCCGACGCAAGCTTACTGCCTTTGCTCACTCGGCGCGGGTATCAGCCTATGGAATTTACGAGCGTGTTATATCAACCGCTTGCGCTTACCGATAGAGAAACTGCCCCTTCAAACTCGCGCCTCACAACTCGCTTAGTAGAGGCTGAGGAGAAGGATTTGTGGGCCCGCACCTCGGCTCGTGGGTGGCACACGGAGCATCCCGACATGGCAGATTTCTTTCTGGAGTTCGGCCAGATTAGCGCGCAAACCCCGGGAGCCAGCCCTTTCCTCGCGGAGCTGGATGGCCAACCAATTGCGGCTGGCGGTTTATTTATTTACGACGGCGTAGCCTTGTTAGCGGGTGCCAGTACTGTACCCGAAGGTCGGCGCCAAGGAGCCCAGCAGGCGTTGTTGGATGCGCGTTTGAGCTACGCTGCCGAACAGGGTTGCAGCCTCGCCATGATGGGCGCATTGCCAGGCAGTCAGTCGCAACGCAATGCCGAAAAGCAAGGGTTTCGTATTGCGTATACACGCATCAAATGGCAGTTGGCGTAA
- a CDS encoding SDR family oxidoreductase: MSKRNLRGATVVITGASSGIGRAAALTFARHGAKLVLAARRAEVLAEVAAECERLGGAALPVPTDVTDAQAVAQLAEAAAAFGGQIDVWINNVGTGAVGEFDKTPLEAHEQVLRVNLLGNLYGAYAVLPYFRRQQHGVLIFMNSLGGWVPMPYTVAYITSKFGLRGMAEALRTELLDSPDIHVCSVYPAFVDTPGFQHGANYSGKVVKPVSPIFAPQLVADTLVALAQRPRPSVMVGWSGRVMRVFRAVAPGVTQWSMLRFFKIAQRRADPAPVSEGSIFAPQPAPRGTEITGGHRGDSNSSGSKAWLGAALVAGVAAGIYAWQRRTHSGAREESD, encoded by the coding sequence ATGAGCAAGCGTAATCTACGCGGCGCCACGGTGGTTATCACGGGCGCCTCCAGCGGTATTGGCCGGGCTGCGGCCCTCACATTTGCCCGCCACGGCGCTAAGCTCGTGCTGGCGGCCCGGCGCGCTGAGGTGCTGGCTGAAGTAGCCGCCGAATGCGAACGACTTGGAGGCGCGGCCCTCCCCGTACCCACGGATGTGACCGATGCGCAAGCCGTAGCTCAGCTGGCGGAAGCCGCTGCCGCCTTTGGGGGGCAAATTGACGTCTGGATAAACAACGTGGGAACAGGCGCGGTAGGCGAATTCGACAAAACCCCGCTAGAGGCACACGAGCAAGTGTTGCGTGTCAACTTGCTGGGGAATCTGTACGGGGCGTATGCCGTGCTGCCTTACTTCCGGCGTCAGCAGCACGGGGTGCTCATCTTTATGAACTCATTGGGAGGCTGGGTGCCCATGCCGTACACGGTGGCTTATATCACTAGTAAGTTTGGGCTGCGCGGCATGGCCGAAGCGCTCCGCACCGAGCTGCTCGACTCGCCTGATATCCATGTTTGCAGCGTGTATCCGGCGTTTGTGGATACGCCCGGCTTTCAGCACGGCGCCAATTATTCGGGGAAGGTAGTAAAACCTGTGTCGCCCATATTTGCCCCCCAGTTGGTCGCCGATACGCTGGTGGCTCTGGCTCAGCGGCCCCGGCCCAGCGTGATGGTGGGCTGGTCGGGCCGGGTAATGCGGGTGTTCCGGGCGGTGGCGCCGGGCGTCACGCAGTGGTCTATGCTGCGCTTTTTCAAGATTGCGCAGCGCCGTGCCGATCCGGCGCCAGTTAGCGAAGGCAGCATATTTGCCCCCCAACCTGCTCCACGCGGCACTGAAATTACGGGCGGGCACCGTGGCGACTCGAACTCATCTGGCAGCAAAGCCTGGTTGGGAGCGGCACTTGTAGCAGGCGTGGCGGCTGGTATTTATGCCTGGCAGCGCCGCACGCACAGCGGGGCAAGAGAAGAAAGTGACTAG
- a CDS encoding ThuA domain-containing protein — translation MKSLQLLLFLVCGSLLGCSASATNSTPLATPTPAILVFYKTAGFKHESIPVGRAAIQKLGQENGIKVDTTVNASAFTVDNLKQYDAVVFLSTTQDVLNDAQQAAFEQYIRSGKGFVGIHAATDTEYGWPWYNRLVGAYFSSHPAIQPAIIRVTNKTHSATSFLPDAWPRTDEWYNFKNIQPTITVLATLDESSYSGGTNGATHPIAWHHEFDGGRAFYTAGGHTNESYQEPLFLRHLLGGIQYAIGKRK, via the coding sequence ATGAAAAGCCTACAGCTCCTACTATTCCTGGTTTGTGGAAGCTTATTGGGCTGCTCTGCTTCAGCCACCAATTCTACGCCATTGGCCACGCCGACGCCCGCTATTTTGGTGTTTTATAAAACCGCTGGCTTCAAGCACGAATCTATTCCCGTGGGGCGGGCGGCCATTCAGAAATTGGGGCAGGAAAACGGGATAAAAGTAGATACGACGGTAAACGCTAGCGCCTTCACCGTTGACAATCTAAAGCAGTACGACGCCGTGGTGTTTCTGAGTACCACGCAAGACGTGCTCAACGATGCACAGCAGGCGGCCTTTGAACAATATATCCGCTCCGGCAAAGGCTTTGTGGGCATTCATGCTGCTACTGATACCGAGTATGGCTGGCCTTGGTACAACCGACTAGTGGGGGCCTATTTTAGCAGTCATCCGGCCATTCAGCCAGCTATTATTCGGGTAACCAACAAGACGCATAGCGCCACATCTTTCCTGCCCGATGCCTGGCCGCGCACCGATGAGTGGTATAACTTCAAGAACATTCAGCCCACCATTACGGTGCTAGCGACGCTGGATGAGAGCAGCTACTCCGGCGGCACCAACGGAGCCACGCACCCCATAGCTTGGCACCATGAATTCGACGGTGGCCGGGCTTTTTATACGGCTGGCGGCCACACCAATGAGAGTTACCAAGAGCCGCTGTTTCTGCGCCATCTTCTGGGGGGCATTCAGTATGCCATAGGCAAGCGAAAGTAG
- a CDS encoding M61 family metallopeptidase, with protein MPSFFRTATLAALLATTAPAVQAQSVKELTYTVTMDPAANSNEFQVKLQLPKLKKSQDIYQFAATAPGTYQVMDMGRFVSKFEAFDAKGKPLGAKKLSTNQWQLDNPKKTREIRYTIAETWDTKVEEHPIYLMCGSSLEADHALLNGQTILGYPEDMQGKPLRLKLEHPKEWKVGTVLVPDAQGYYRLDDYDHAVDSPILLGRLTEASTKLGDADVALYCYSATDQVQAQPLLGYMQKMLNAAQAFLGGNLPVKRYAFLYHFADKSAGAWEHSYSSEYVLRETPLNAESAQNVVDIAAHEFFHIVTPLNIHSEIIEQFNFVNPTGSEHLWLYEGVTEWASHTMQLRGGLVSLDDYLETLHDKVVYNQTRADTTYSLSKLGLNSFGDEGQKQYGNIYQRGALTATLLDLRLLELSGGKRGLREVLLELAKKYGPNKPISEKNFFQDFTQLTYPEIGDFFARYIQKAEPLPLQEYFAKVGIRYDRALRSGRQIATIGQASYQVQGDEVYVTAPSAPMKAAGIREGDQIGGLDGTFVDRRNFASVISKVRERTPNTELPLTIRRDGKEQIVRVRLAATDEVKSYAFVPNPAATPAQLALREAWMKNL; from the coding sequence ATGCCTTCATTCTTTCGCACCGCCACCTTGGCGGCCTTGCTGGCCACGACTGCGCCCGCCGTACAGGCCCAATCCGTTAAGGAGCTAACCTACACCGTCACGATGGACCCGGCGGCCAACAGCAACGAGTTTCAGGTGAAGCTTCAGCTGCCTAAGCTCAAGAAGTCGCAGGATATCTACCAGTTTGCGGCCACCGCACCCGGTACCTACCAGGTAATGGATATGGGTCGCTTTGTCAGCAAGTTTGAGGCATTCGATGCCAAGGGCAAACCGCTGGGGGCCAAAAAGCTATCTACCAATCAGTGGCAGCTTGACAACCCCAAGAAGACCCGCGAAATCCGCTACACCATTGCCGAAACTTGGGATACGAAGGTGGAGGAGCACCCGATCTATCTCATGTGCGGCTCGTCATTGGAGGCTGACCACGCCTTGCTCAACGGCCAGACCATTCTGGGCTACCCCGAGGATATGCAAGGCAAGCCCTTGCGCCTTAAGCTAGAGCACCCCAAGGAGTGGAAGGTAGGCACCGTGCTGGTGCCCGACGCGCAAGGCTACTACCGCCTCGACGACTACGACCACGCCGTTGATTCGCCCATTCTGCTGGGTCGCCTCACCGAAGCCAGCACCAAGCTCGGCGACGCCGATGTGGCCCTCTATTGCTACTCCGCCACCGATCAGGTGCAGGCCCAACCGCTACTCGGCTACATGCAGAAGATGCTGAATGCCGCCCAAGCCTTTCTGGGGGGCAATTTGCCGGTGAAGCGCTACGCTTTCCTGTATCATTTCGCCGACAAATCAGCCGGTGCTTGGGAGCACTCTTATAGCTCAGAGTACGTGCTGCGCGAAACGCCGCTCAATGCTGAAAGTGCTCAAAACGTAGTGGATATAGCTGCCCACGAGTTCTTTCACATCGTGACGCCGCTCAACATTCACTCCGAAATTATCGAGCAGTTCAACTTCGTAAACCCGACCGGCTCGGAGCACTTGTGGCTATACGAAGGCGTTACGGAGTGGGCTTCCCACACTATGCAGCTGCGTGGTGGCCTCGTTTCGCTCGATGACTATCTGGAAACCTTGCACGACAAGGTCGTCTACAACCAAACCCGCGCCGATACGACTTACAGTCTCAGCAAACTGGGTCTGAACTCGTTTGGCGACGAGGGCCAGAAGCAGTACGGCAACATTTACCAGCGCGGTGCGCTTACTGCCACCTTGCTCGATTTGCGCCTGCTGGAGCTGAGCGGCGGCAAGCGTGGCCTGCGTGAAGTGTTGCTGGAACTGGCCAAGAAATACGGCCCCAACAAGCCCATCAGCGAGAAGAACTTCTTCCAGGATTTCACCCAGCTCACCTATCCCGAAATCGGCGACTTCTTTGCCCGCTACATTCAGAAGGCCGAGCCGCTGCCTTTGCAGGAATACTTCGCCAAAGTGGGCATTCGCTACGACCGCGCCCTGCGCTCCGGCCGCCAGATCGCCACTATCGGGCAAGCATCCTATCAAGTTCAGGGAGATGAAGTTTATGTAACCGCGCCTAGTGCTCCGATGAAAGCGGCTGGCATTCGGGAAGGCGACCAGATCGGGGGCCTCGACGGCACGTTCGTAGATAGGCGCAACTTCGCTTCGGTCATCAGTAAGGTGCGGGAGCGGACGCCCAATACCGAGTTGCCTCTCACTATTCGCCGGGACGGCAAAGAGCAGATTGTGCGCGTGCGCCTCGCAGCTACGGACGAAGTAAAAAGCTACGCTTTCGTGCCCAACCCCGCTGCCACGCCCGCTCAGCTAGCGTTGCGCGAGGCCTGGATGAAGAATTTGTAA
- a CDS encoding protein adenylyltransferase SelO yields the protein MSLNTQQLDQADFQNSFVEELRGEASRNKNPRQVPGYHYSRIEPTPVRDPHLLAWSDDLGGFLGIARPAERGPAVDALAGNLVTDSMKPFAARYGGHQFGHWAGQLGDGRAISLGELKATDGSTWEIQLKGAGPTPYSRRADGRAVLRSSLREFLCSEAMYYLGVPTTRALSLVGTGDTVVRDMFYNGNPQDEPGAVVARVATTFIRFGNFQMMAVAGEMDNLRALADYVIQHFYPELGAPSPEVYMRWFEEVCRRTAVMIAQWMSVGFVHGVMNTDNMSILGLTIDYGPYGWLEPYDLDWTPNTTDFSSRRYAFGQQPQVALWNLYQLARAIVPLVKEPEALRESLDQYTKTLAETRHAMMMRKLGLTTQASDDQTLIEALLEALAESQVDMTIFFRRLSQAAPALISSPENQVTLFQEIIQAASYGTSPEGEQLLTQWLQRYADRLRQEPADQASIRESMLSANPKYVLRNYLAQQAIEAAETGDLSVLNRLMEVLKTPFAEQPEHDELAAKRPDWARTKAGCATLSCSS from the coding sequence ATGTCCTTAAATACGCAGCAATTAGATCAAGCCGATTTTCAGAACTCCTTTGTGGAGGAGCTGCGCGGTGAAGCATCTCGCAATAAAAACCCGCGCCAAGTACCTGGCTACCATTACTCGCGCATTGAGCCCACACCCGTCCGCGACCCGCATCTGTTGGCTTGGTCCGATGATCTGGGGGGCTTTTTAGGCATCGCCCGCCCAGCTGAGCGCGGCCCGGCCGTAGATGCCTTGGCCGGCAACCTCGTCACGGATAGCATGAAGCCATTTGCGGCCCGTTACGGCGGACACCAATTTGGCCACTGGGCGGGTCAGCTCGGCGATGGGCGCGCTATTTCCTTGGGCGAGCTTAAGGCTACCGATGGCTCGACGTGGGAAATTCAGCTGAAAGGCGCCGGCCCTACGCCGTACTCTCGCCGCGCCGATGGTCGCGCTGTGCTGCGCTCATCGCTGCGAGAGTTTTTGTGCTCTGAAGCCATGTATTATCTCGGCGTGCCCACCACGCGGGCGCTCAGCCTGGTAGGAACCGGCGATACGGTGGTGCGCGATATGTTCTACAACGGCAATCCGCAGGATGAGCCGGGCGCTGTGGTAGCGCGAGTGGCGACAACGTTTATTCGCTTCGGCAACTTCCAAATGATGGCCGTGGCCGGCGAGATGGACAACCTGCGCGCCCTCGCCGATTATGTAATTCAACATTTCTATCCCGAGTTGGGCGCACCTTCGCCGGAAGTGTACATGCGCTGGTTTGAGGAAGTATGTCGGCGCACGGCCGTCATGATTGCGCAATGGATGTCGGTGGGCTTCGTGCACGGAGTGATGAACACCGATAATATGTCTATTCTCGGCCTCACCATCGACTACGGCCCCTACGGCTGGCTGGAGCCGTATGACCTTGATTGGACGCCCAACACCACCGATTTCAGTAGCCGCCGCTATGCCTTTGGCCAGCAGCCCCAGGTGGCGCTCTGGAATCTGTACCAGCTGGCGCGGGCCATTGTGCCGCTGGTAAAAGAGCCAGAAGCGCTGCGTGAAAGCCTCGATCAGTACACCAAAACCTTGGCCGAAACCCGCCATGCCATGATGATGCGCAAGCTGGGTCTTACGACTCAAGCGTCAGATGATCAGACCTTAATTGAAGCGCTGCTCGAAGCCCTCGCCGAGTCGCAAGTGGACATGACGATATTCTTCCGCCGCCTCTCGCAGGCTGCACCGGCTTTGATTTCAAGCCCAGAAAACCAAGTGACTTTGTTCCAGGAGATAATCCAGGCTGCATCGTACGGCACATCGCCCGAAGGCGAGCAGCTGTTGACTCAATGGTTGCAGCGTTATGCCGACCGGCTCCGTCAAGAGCCTGCCGATCAGGCTTCAATTCGCGAAAGTATGCTCAGCGCCAACCCAAAGTATGTACTGCGCAATTACTTGGCGCAGCAAGCCATTGAAGCCGCCGAAACCGGTGACTTATCGGTGCTAAACAGGCTGATGGAAGTACTTAAAACACCGTTTGCCGAGCAGCCGGAGCACGATGAGCTAGCCGCCAAACGTCCCGACTGGGCACGGACCAAGGCTGGGTGTGCAACGTTGTCATGTAGCTCTTAG